The region TTATAGTGCGTGGTTAattaaacacacatacagagtTCTTTGTGACCAGCAATCTATTCCCAGAACATCTGTAATCCAATGCTACCAAATGCAGTATAAGACATAGCCTAGTCACGTAGATTAACTGGAACCAGTGAGTAATGCCGCTTGAATTCTGCTAATTAAATTCAGGGTTCCTTCATCCACATTTAATGGTCAGCACTGGGTGGCAGATGATAATATCAGACCGTACCTTACTATAATTACATGGAGACAAGTTCCATTTTGAATTTAATATAACTTCAGTGTGTGCTTCTTACTGATTTGACAGCGATCCCCGAGACCCTGGAACTGAGCACAGTCACAGCGTCCTTCCTCCTGGCACCAGCCACCATTAAGACACCCACAATATTctacaacacaaacaaacacaaaaagggACATTGCACAAAGCATTAAAATGAAACTTTAAGTTATGGGCCAAGCACTGAAGGTGAATAGCTCCAGTGTTTTTGTTGTGACAgatttttgattattttctttTGCTTGGCCGTCTAAAGCAAACTAAAGGATTGTATACTACAGTTGGTTTTGAATAGTTCACTGTTCAACTTTGGGCTCTCCTACTCAAAGCTTCCAAATCCTCCAACTGTTTGAATTGAACAATTTGAATTTGAACCCTTTGGCTTAGAAACAGTTTCTGGCTCCTTTTTATTTCTTTGCTGATGTAGAGTTCAGTAAAATCATGAATTTAAATGTCTAACCATTAAATTGAACATTGGTTTCTGGATActcccagtgttattttagcataattgagatactattataattaTAGACAATTTTGCGGTTTAAAATAAGGAGGCAGTTTATTCCAActtattccaaaataataaagGCAGTAACAATTCGACAAATATTTTGGAAACACATTTCATTAGTTATCAATAGCCTAGTTAacaactttagttaacatgaagaatgaacaatacttttacagcatttattaatcttagttagaTGTTATTTACACCAAGTGAAAATAGCTGTATTCTCTTAGCAATATGcttttacactaagtgcaattaGCTACAGAttctatttattttcaattttttcatttagctttttactcttatttaaaaatttatttcaacttacattttttaatggtttcagttaactataataacccccCATAATCCTTTATCCTTTAAATTTGATTCATTATTGgtaaaaaattaatctaaaaacatttggCCTTGTGATGACCAAATCACACAATGCTTAGTTCACAATGAAGCTGACAGTGGCGTAACTTCACAAAACAGTAGTTTATTGAAATATAACTTCATAATTGACGTTTCCAGCATGCAAACTCAAGTGAGACTGTACATATCTCTGCAAAtcttaagtgtttgtgtgtgcacagtATACAAAATACCTGTTGATGCATCTCTCGCTGTATAATTATGAAGAACTCTTCGTTGGAGAGCTGAATCAGAAAGCACTGTGCTAAGGGTctgaagaggggaaaaaaaacagtgcTAAGAATTTGCGTGGGTCTATTGGCTTATAATGGCAACAGTACCATGTCTAGCCACTAAGCCATGTTGGTGAACCTGTCTTGGCATTCCTTCACATGGTTTTGCCACTGCAGACATTTGGGAATGGAGCTTTCAGAGGCTGTAGCATTTGTGGCAACTCCACAAAGACAGCTTTGTCAGCACTGAGAGTGTATCTCagtatttgtgagtgtgtgtgtgtgtgtgtgtgtttgtgtggttacTCCACTCTGTCCCTTGTTGCTTTCTCTTAGGTATAACCCACCTCTTCACGGAAGAGATCCCGTTTCTGCCGCAGTGCATTAACCCTCCTTTTAAAAGTGGCACAAAGAGAGCAGTATTAAAAGTGCGTCGACTGTGAAACTAAAGGTTCAGAAACACTTAAGATGCCATACAGACACAGTCATGCTGATGGACTGCATGATTCTCAAGGAACTGGTTTAATGGTTACCGCTAAACATTAGACCAAACACTTAACATCTTATCAGTGATTGCATGTAGAACTTGACACTGTCTCTCTGCTCAAAACCGTCTTTTAATAGCGGATGTTTGATAGGGTTCACCAGTTTTTAAAGGTATAATCAACCTGCAATCTATGCTCAACATGATTAAAAGTCGAAAACCATTATGATCATACACCTAGCCATCAGCAAAACAAAGTCAACAGCATCAGAACAAGAGGTTGGATTCAACCACATACCTGGGTAGTTTATTTTCTGGGTTTGATTCCTGGCAAATAAATCCTGGCAAAAgcaaaattatataaacaaaactcATGCATattataaacttaaataaaaaagcttaaaatagattttaataattcataattgaCATCCAATATAGCAAACAACACTCTCAAGAAAAAAAGGTACacaagctgtcactggggcggtacctcTTTAGAAGGTATGCATTTGTACCTTAAAAGTCCATATTGGTACATTAAAGGAAGGTATtatctaaagtgtacatattagtatttaaaaggtacaaaagcgcaccttttgaaaaggtacaacAGCAATGACAGTTTTTGTACCTTTTATTCTGAGAGTGAAAACCCTCTTAAAAACAGTACCATTGtaatctttttacatttattgatttattcttttttttttgtcaaaatagcctaccatttataaattaatatgggatctaaacgtttttaaaatgtttttgttattttgttgaaTGTGTTATTACTAAAACAATATTACCACAATTGCACTGTAGTAGGAATAAAACATAGGGTATTTCACATATTTATAAGGGCCAACTGCAATGTGTAcgttattaattcataaaaatccaaaattattacaaattaaaattatacttACCTTGAAGCACAAATAGCTCGAAAATGAAAAGTGTACCGAGTGAAAACAGTTGAATGTCCCGCAGTTCGTTCATCTCAGAGCGACGGGCTTCCTTCAGCGATCAAGAAATTACGAGTTTCATTTTAGGAGGATCGATTGAAAATTCTCCTTTAGAAAAAGATTCTATCAGGATTAATCAAGTTAAAATCTCTGATGTGCGATTAACACACTAAAGTGATTTGTCCCAGAGTAGTGAAGGATAAACGTCCATCTTCTGTACAGTCAGAGGAGGATGATGTACCCTCAGGAGGACGGAGCACACCTGCGCGCAGGTAAagtcagtgttcgaattgaggggggggctgttggggtccgggaccccccataagcatcaagggacaccccataaggcccaaaaaaattACCTTGGAGGGTtccctggtttttcattaaaactaaaatagaaacaatatttgacatagccttatctatattttttatcaaagtatTGTGCTGCcgtaaaaagctacttcaaattagttgtgcgtctgaaaatacgctcaagtgcggcacacgctgttttctgaaggaatttacagactgtCGGCGCGACatcgctgtgtgattggctgacagagtgatccttctcattattttacctcacgatgagggtaagataatatttctttgttttatgattgtttggtacacctaatttactgatactgaataagtgtttatcttagaattggacattcacttttattataatcttggtctgtcaatagttttttttttaatcttatgatgctagctcactatcggatAAAGCTAGCAatgcacccattctgaattaaacaaataattttaaatctagtaaccttaagGCCGCGTGTCCACCAAAGCGTTTTCCCCGCAGATAGCATATTTTTTCAGATGCAGCGTTTTTTTAAACGCCAGGAGCGTGCTGAGCATTCGGGCGTTTTTTCTCACGCCGAGAGATGAAGAATGTTCAACTTTGGATAAAACGCTACGCGCATCACTGTCACTTTCtagtcagctgaccaatcagagcgcaGGAGGGGCGGGCCAAATTCCACACCAATCAACTGTCACAACTGTTATTTTGTTACAACGACGTGTCAAACAAGCGCAACAAGAAAAATGGAATAGGAATTAATATTGCTGGTTCCTGAGCATCCAGAGCATTtaagtaagaaaaaaattatctacCAAATCAGATACAAGTAACAGTTTAGCGGTTATTCCGTATCGTAGCAACCAAAGCtctaaactggaaaaaaaaaaaaacgcagccCACAAAAAGCGCCCTCAAGCGCTCACGGCTGGGCGTTTTCAgcagagaaaatatttttattttcagaaaataataatttccatttgcaattccattttttacccactctaataaatatacatgtatctagtctagttgctcaaaagagtattgcaggtcctaactgcttatttttttttttttttagttttgcattcgaataaatatttagacatgatcaaacactacattttcaaatgatacattttgaaaagatactcgtataagcacacacaagtgaatattaattcaTGCAAGAAAATACGgaatttaacccaagaaaagtaagtacagtaggcctattcatgtgaattgatagtgaatcaagagatcgaaattgattaatggtcatcagcatcgtaatcatattaaattctttctattttttccctcttagaaacactattgtgacaaaatatatttaatgtagtctctcattcactcctatagaagtttacccaactatgtcAACTTCcgcttgaaaatatgaaagggttatatAACTAgattcaagataaattagtttttttaatgaaataaaatgcctacatgtgcactgttcaaagtatatagatttttatttaattttacatatagtaAATGCTCCGCTGCAAAATCATGTTCTgaaacacaaagtaaattaaattcacaagtaaatgaaattatattattatatgaaataaataaatacaaatatattattcgttttttttattgttgttgttgttgttgtttttttgggtggggtgggggggggggaccccccaagagctttgacacaATGCGAACACTGGGTAAAGTTAACAGGTAACTTAACGTTCAAACGTTACCTGATGTACGGGACAAACGACATACAGATCAGATGATATCCCAGTCACAGAAGAAGTACCTACGTTACTCTGAAGTTTAATTTAACTTCACAAGACAGCACAGTCAATGGATATGACTATATGGTTCATATTTGAAACTTTTTCTATTGTGGTATCGTCTTGCTCAGTGTCACAATGGTGATAAATTAACGGTCGCAAATATCACACCTACAAATGTTAGCTAAAAATAAAACCACCACTAAAACGTTACCTTTCAACGTCATGCAGTGATTTTCACTCGTCTTGGGGTTGTTGTCAAACCGTAGTTTCCGTCTTTTgataaacaaacacttttttgtGATATAATTGCGATACAGAAATATGCTACATAAATAATGAGAGTAAAGTTAAATTTCGTCCGTTACAGATCCTAACTGAAAGCGCTCGAGAGCAGCAGCCTGCTGTTGCGTTTTGTTTGCCAGCATCTATTTACTGTGCTAAACGTactctttaaactttttttttgttattcaaattatattaggcgacaaattatttaataattttaaaagatacTACATTTTTAAGGAAATTTCTGTCTTTGTAACTTTAATCCGTCTTGCGCAAAATGTCTTTGGCGCCTAAATAAGAGTTTCAACTAAGtaaggttattttatttttagaggaTCAAAACTAGTTTATTCAAGACAAAATATATttcctgcttttatttttttttaaaaatccactaAACTGGAAGCAGGTCAATCGTGTGCCTTATTGTAAAATAGACCCATCAGTCTCCTAGAAAACAGATCTGCGAAATAGTTAGTCAATATACGTTTCTTTCTCTGTATTATATGAATcctgtaaaaatattttctttagctATGGCTACAAATTTGTCAAAATCTGTGTACTTCTTTAagtacatattaaaaaatatttataattaatatttaggcTAGTTTTATGATCTCATATACATTTAAGAAGCTAAATCGATTTTTTTGTactaaaatgatttattatgtGAAGTTCACAAAAGCAAAAACCCAAAGCATTGCTTTGGCGCGCATAGGCCATTCGAATAATGACATCATCGAGGCGCGCCGGCGTCCATTAATGTTCGCGTACGGGGAATAATGGCAATGTGCACAATATTACGATGTGCTTCTGTTAGATTGACCTCCTCGCTCCCTCGACTGTCAAACAGAAACGCTCTGACTCCAGCTAGACTGCTGGCGAGGACATGTTATAAAAGACCCCTGAGCACCACCACTCGATTTTGCGCAGGTATTCAAACTTATGAATGTTTACAGGCGACTCGCGAAGTTTAAGTCTGTCTGTTCACTGATGTTGCAATCATATTCAAATGCTATGGCAGTGATAAACTCATAATTAACTATattatatgcacatttatattTACGTGCACAGTTACTCTACGCTGTTGTACTTTTCTCTGTCATTCCGCAGCACTGAAGTTCACAGACAAACACGAGTGGGTTCGCGTGGACAGTGGTGTGGCAACTGTGGGCATCAGTAATTTTGCACAGGTTAGActtgttattaaaattttaaagcaatatgtgtttttttaaaactatattggGTGTGTTGTCATGGGTTTCTAATGTTCCCAGGAGGCACTGGGGGACGTGGTCTTCTGTGGGCTCCCTGAAGTTGGTACAAAATTATCACAGTCTGGTAACTATACTTTCTCAGGAGAATACTACTGCTTTTGAAAAACTTGTTTTGTGAAGAGCACATTCACAGTAGGATACAGCTATTTCtaacaaaatacaattatttgcTCGTAGTGAATCAAGCAAATATTATGAtcagttattattttgtttgcttatttattgGTATCTGTACCTTAGATGAGTTTGGTGCTCTGGAGAGTGTTAAAGCAGCAAGTGAGTTGTACTCTCCTCTGACAGGGGAGGTGACAGATGTCAATGATGCATTGGCAGACAACCCAGGACTGGTAAACAAATCTTGCTATAAAGATGGTGAGCCATTACTTCAAACTCATTTGGACTCAAATTGGCCTGGAATCTTTCagcttaaaagaatagttcactcaaaaatgatgaTGAAcccaccctcaagccatccaagatttaGACGAGttttttatcagaacagatttggagaaatgtagcattacatcacttgctcagcatttgatcctctgcagtgaatgggtgccatcagaatcttggtccaaacatctgataaaaacatcacaataatccacacttcTCCAGACCTATCAGTAATCTGtgttgtgaagcaaaaagctgcgtATTTTAAGAAACAAACCAGTTGTTAAGATATtatcattttaagtttaaaatatgagtccataatccattataACGCTCCTGCagggaaaaagtccatcccctgttgtccagAGGTGTATATTTCTCtccagattttttgttttgtttttttggtcttgatggatttttttcttataaatatgAAGCTTTTCAATTCTAGCCTTCTGATATTAATTGAtatactggagtcatgtggattgcttgtgaattattttgatgttttaacCAGCTtctttggactttcattctgacggcacccattcactgcagaggacccaaTGGTGatcaagtaatgtaatgctaaatttctccaaatcttttcagaagaagaaaaaaactcatgtacatcttggatggcctgaggtggAGTACATTTAAGTCTTACGATCAGATTTAAGTaatatttgttacattttgtctttattaagtgtgtgttttttacaCAGGCTGGCTGATGAAGATGACCATATCTATTCCTGAGGAATTGGATGGACTGATGGATGAAGCTGCTTATGAGAGATACATCAAATCTATGGAGGACTAGAGCGTGTGGCTGGCATGTTGCATAAAGaggagaattaaaaaaaactatcaatTAAGGAATGTTTATAGTAGTTCATTTAGTTTAGATGTTCTCCTAAATTACATTTTCCCATCCACCCATACCCAGCCACTGGAGCGGACCACATGGACACAACATTATGCACTTAGCTTGCAAAACAACAAGCAAACCTGGATGATTGAGCCAGTTACTGTATGTAGCCACAGAGAGACAACCTATGTTACAGTTTCATCTCGTTTGTAGATGTTACACTGTTCCTGTAAAAGCTTGTCATTCCTCGGAATAAGCTACAAATAAAAATTACGAATGACACCCAATGTCCAATCTGAGGACAGCTATGATACCTGGTTAAATCTGTGTTAGTTTTAAGGACTCATTACTGAGTTAAAGTGATTAACACTAataaacaacattaaacaagtatttaaaacacttatctgctttaaaatgttttattgcattAGACATCTTGTTTTTTGATGCCAAATGTGCCTCTAATTTACAAAATGAACCCAATAACTGCAAATGaattattttaagttatattaCAAAGtacctttaaagaaaaaaagcttaAGTCATAAATGTGTCAAATTTCAAACAGCATGATGGAAGTGTTTGTACAAGACAATAAATTTACTCATGCTCTGCATGTATAGTCAAAAACTGACCATACTTGCTTCCTAACATAGCTGCTTAAAAGTCAAAATAATGTCCAAAGTCTGTTATTCTAACCTCTAGATATAATCAAATAATATGATTTTACCTGGTAAAAAGAGTCTGATAACTTTGAAAAGTATTGAGACATTATATAAACACCCATAATAAAAGtccatttaattacaaaatactgtCAAATGTAAGTTTTTTGTATTACATCTTTTTACCAAAGTctgtaaaatgtttgttaaaggcACTACGGGCTGGAATACATCACACAACTTAAATTCTAAGCAGATTTAGTTATTAATTAGCTAAAGATAAAAACTGGACAACATGCTTGGggaagtgtgtgtgtctaaaagCAAAGTGAAATGCAGCCATTGTGGAGTGCACATCAGATGGACACTTTagtatcccatgaggccacagggagaggatttgtgaatggcagtgaagtgaCCAAGTTGACACATGGTAGGTCATGTGACAGTGACAACATGGGGGATCTTACCACCCATATTCTATATACAACATACTTTTTTAGAACTTGTGAAGTAAATTTCAAACCAATTGTAGCACCTATAGACTAGTATGCGATTTCAGACatagctaatgtttttttttaatctggctcaaaatatcaaacatgcttGATTTCCCCTGCCTAGATGAAAGTCTGAAGCTTAAAAAATCTGAGTCTGTGCCAATAATACACCACATGAATATGTGCGAAATTACTGTAGTTGGCTTATCCTGCAAATAGGTAAAAAATCTGTGCAAAGTCaagtagtgtattccagccttgaCATGTCAGTCTGTTATCTATGGGGAACAGTGACACCTCCAGGCACTTTACTGTAAGACTCTCTGGTTGGGGTACGTCTGACCATGAGACTGTGGGTTGAGGCAGACCCTCCAGAAGACACCAGTCCTTTTCTACCCTCTCTCTACGTTGTGCGCTCTCAAACATCACACTGACTGTGAATTCTCGCTCATTTAGGAAGGCAGTGGTTTCATCCCATCTGCGGCCAGCACAGTGCTATACGGGTTATCTTGCCTGTCTGGATCCTCTGCGTGGTGTTTAAACTCCATGCGGGTGATGACTGGGAGGAGAAACCCGGTTCCTTCACGACCCACAACATCCTCCATACTGCCCAGAGCTTCC is a window of Carassius carassius chromosome 23, fCarCar2.1, whole genome shotgun sequence DNA encoding:
- the LOC132101725 gene encoding glycine cleavage system H protein, mitochondrial-like → MAMCTILRCASVRLTSSLPRLSNRNALTPARLLARTCYKRPLSTTTRFCAALKFTDKHEWVRVDSGVATVGISNFAQEALGDVVFCGLPEVGTKLSQSDEFGALESVKAASELYSPLTGEVTDVNDALADNPGLVNKSCYKDGWLMKMTISIPEELDGLMDEAAYERYIKSMED